GGGAGATTTCCGGTCCACCTCTGCTGGCTCGTGCACCGTAAATTCTCCCCTCATCTGTAGCCTTCTTTAACAGGCTTGAGAATGCATCGGCTACTATGATGAATAAATAGGGTGATAGGGGATCCCCTTGCCTCAAACCACGGCTCGGATTAACAGACCCACACGGAGATCCGTTCacaataaaagaataagtcacGGTGGTAACACAACTCATGATCACATCCACCCAAGCTCCCGTAAAACCCAACTTAATCAGAAGCTTTCGGAGAAAACACCATTCCACCCTATCATAAGCTTTACTCATATCTAGCTTTAGCGCAATCGTGCCATTCTTCCCCTTACTTCGTTTTTTCATTGTGTGAAAGAGCTCAAGAGCTATGAGGGCATTGTCTGTGATTAAACGGTCAGGGACAAAAGCACTTTGATTCTCCGAAATAATACAAGAAAGGATTGATTTTAGTCTCATGACAAGAACTTTGGACGCCAGTTTGTAAATAACGTTACAAAGAGAGATGGGTCTGAACTCTGATAAGGAGGAAGGTGACTTGGTCTTCGGGATAAGAGCGATGTTGGTGCTATTCAAACTCTCTGGTGAGCGATAACCCTGCAAAATACTGCAAACAAGTTCTGCTACATCGTTTCCAATAATGTGCCAGTATTTTTGGTAAAAAATAGCGTGTAAACCGTCGGGTCCAGGAGCTTTACACGGATGCATCTGGCAAAGGGCTAAGTACACTTCCTCTTTGGTGTAAGGCTTCAGCAGAGCCTCATTCATTTCTGGTGTCACTACCTGCTCAACAGCACTCAAAACCTCTGAGACAGCCCCCTCAGAAGGGTTGTTTGACGAAAATAAAGCCATATAAAAATCTTGAACCACACGTTCTAACTCGTCTTCATCAGTCTGCCATACTCCCTGACTATCATGCAGgccttttatttcatttttcttcttACGCTGCGAGGCTTTGTGATGGAAATATTTAGTGTTTCGGTCACCATCCTTTATTTCAGAGGCACGGGATCGAATGTACCAGTGGGCTTCTTTCTTGTCATAAAGATCATCGAGTTTTTTCTCGAGAGAATTGCAAGCTAAAACGGATTCTTCAGACACCTCAAGACCTTGGGCTGTTTTGAGAGCAGCTTCTGTCTCCCTGATTTGCTTTTCAAAATTATCAAACACTCGTGAGCTCCAACTTGTTAGGGCTCCATCCATCATGTGTAGTCGTTTCGTCATTAATCCACCTTCTGAGTCACTTCAGGCTTGTTTAACAACACCCACACAACCCTCATCAAGCAACCATTTTGTTTCGAATCTAAAGCCTCTCCTTTTCCTCCTCTTCCCCTTCTTTTTGCGAGCTGATCCCAGGCTTAGCATGATTGGTGTGTGGTCCGATTTAAACCTCACAAGGTGCTCCACATGTGCTTCTGGGTTTAAATTGCACCAAGACGAGTTACCCACAAATCGGTCGAGGCGCTCACGGACTTTTGTTTTGACCGAAACTCCTCTTTCCCAAGTGTACCATAAACCTCTGTAACCCAAATCGCGCAAATTGCAGTCATCCATCATCTCACGGAATTCTGGGATTGCTCTCCTCTCCGTGTCCGCTCCACCCTCCTTCTCCTCGTAATGAAGAATTTCATTGAAATCACCACCAACAAGAACTAGACCATTGTACTCATTACACAGTTTGCAAATCAAAGCCCATGTCTTGTGCTTGTTTGCTGAGTCCGACCATCCACACACACCCACAAAACACCATTTAGCCCCTGCATCTGTAACAACTTCACCACTAATGTGGTGCTGAGAGAAAGAGATGAGATTGAAAGAGGTCGATCCCTCGTTCCAAAATAAACACAGACCTCCCGCCTTGCCCACACTACTCACACCAATTGCACTAGAGTATCCAAACCCGTGTTTTAACATTTCAGCagcacttttatttatcatcgTTTCGGAGACAAATAAAAGCTCCGGACCATAGAAAGCACACCATCTCTGGAGTGCAGCAACTGAACGAGGGTTGCCCAACCCTCGACAGTTCCAACAAAGGGAACTCATTGGGACGGGCGGGGTTGGTTCGAGCCAACCACCGCCAAAAGTACAGAATCAGTTGGTTCCAAAGCATTGATCTTACCTCGCTTGCCTAAAGAATCATCTGATGAAACAATCTCCATGCCTGAGCTGACAAGACTCCTTTTACGACATAGGTCTCCTAACTCCGAGGCTCCTTTCCCATCCACTTTCCTTGGCAGTTTCTTGAAAGTCTTCCTTACGGAAGCGGTGTTGGTGGTGGAGGATAAAGGAGTGGATGATTCATGGAGGGCTGAGAACAAACTCTCCTCTTTTCTGATGGGGGGCTGCACTTCCTTCTCCTTTGCTTTCTTCCCTTTTGTCCCTTCTGATAGCAGCAAAAAAGACCTGGTTTCCTCATTGTTTTCCACTACATTCAGCTGTACCACACACTATGGTTGAGGGGGGGAGAGGGATGGGTGCCCCACCATCTCTGGTTCATGAGTTGACACTTCCACGAACGTGCCCTTTTCGCTAAGCACCACCTTCTTTTGTGACGCCTTCGGTTTCTCGAAAAGGAGTTTTCGAGCCGCACTTGGGGGGCCAAGTTTGACAGCCAGAGGGTCATCATAGCTTGGTCGCCTGACTGCCCTTTTTCCTTTTAGCTTACACAACCACTGCTTCTCTTTATCCCGTTCACTCAGCGACATCTTGCTCCtcttttttggcgatcctcgaAGGAATGGCCCGTATTGGTAAACCATATCTTGGCCCTCATCATTGGCTGGTGCAGGGTGTTGACATTCTCTCTCCACATGATCCAATCGGCCACAAAAGAAACAAAAGTCCACCAGACGTTCATACTTGATCCCTACCCACTTGAAGTGGCCTCTTCCCGTAGCAATCTTCACTCCTCGCCTGAGAGGCTTCTCTATGGACAACAACACCTTGATTCGCATTTCCGAATCCCACCCCAACGGGTCAGAATCATCATAATCAAGAAAACCTCCCATGTGCTCGCCAACATCATAAGCTACAGAGTGGTTGCGCCTGTTGAAAGGCACATCCTCTAGTTGAATCCAAAACGGAGTATTTTTTAAAACAACTTCTGAGGGTTGTTCATCACCTGCTATCTCTGTGAGGACAACCAATTTATTATCGAAAAACCATGGGCTACCCTCTATAACCCTATCCTTATCAGATTCACAGAAGAATTGGAAAACAAAAAGGTTCGATTCCACCATACGAATAGCAACGTTCTCCTTCGCTCTCCATACAGCCGTTATGCatttttttaagttatttattgcttttaaatatgtcttaaaatttctatgttctgagatacatgtggaaagtcttccacatatatgtgaactgcttggataagtaaatccaaacaaagcatcactagcaacctatatagttgaagtaaaagtacttattgcctaagaagcaatgaaactgagttgtttacgtaaagagttcttcactggaCTTGGATAGATCACATGTCCGTTGAcctaatggttcttcattgcaaaatgcgtagaaccactgtTGAAGTAAgagagactagatcacataataaaaaaactcaaaagatcttatcatcctatctcgaaaaacattcgatgatagggatattaagattggcaaagtgtgataactaaacctatgcaacaagtgagaagcaacactcacattgtagcactggaaatcaagcatagctttgaattgcatgaactattttaaagatgggttagaggcccctggttgtaaaacattggggttgaacatttatcatatatgaaatgtattttcatactccatttaatcttggtttagtattaaatgatgagtcctttcaatttgacaatatattcaagatagactatcaggaccagtcctgtgactaagaaatgtctatcaagtgaacttgaatgtcaaaagttgaagatggtccctggtcggaatttttctataaaggtggacgcatagaaaatgctagacgactagaatgtaagatgac
This genomic stretch from Spinacia oleracea cultivar Varoflay chromosome 3, BTI_SOV_V1, whole genome shotgun sequence harbors:
- the LOC130470095 gene encoding uncharacterized protein, with amino-acid sequence MSSLCWNCRGLGNPRSVAALQRWCAFYGPELLFVSETMINKSAAEMLKHGFGYSSAIGVSSVGKAGGLCLFWNEGSTSFNLISFSQHHISGEVVTDAGAKWCFVGVCGWSDSANKHKTWALICKLCNEYNGLVLVGGDFNEILHYEEKEGGADTERRAIPEFREMMDDCNLRDLGYRGLWYTWERGVSVKTKVRERLDRFVGNSSWCNLNPEAHVEHLVRFKSDHTPIMLSLGSARKKKGKRRKRRGFRFETKWLLDEGCVGVVKQA